A stretch of the Branchiostoma floridae strain S238N-H82 unplaced genomic scaffold, Bfl_VNyyK Sc7u5tJ_543, whole genome shotgun sequence genome encodes the following:
- the LOC118408941 gene encoding betaine--homocysteine S-methyltransferase 1-like produces the protein MPLFFIKCKDLNRQACTIAEEVVGESDVLICGALSPTPSYTEGKGKEAVQREFSKQVEAFVEHDVDFLLAEFLGYIEEAEWAIELLKSTGKPVACTLRTGPVGDNSGVPPGECAVRMARAGADVIGVNCKFDPTTCLKTVRMMKEALDQEGLSPFLMVQPVGFHCPEVEMEHDGYAMLPENPFALEPRQLTRFDVHKFARAAYELGVRYIGGCCGFEPHHIRAISEELSAERGGKLGEGSKKHVPWGGALTSSVLGTNRTKASRDHWERVQPASGRPGHPNLQPKLMD, from the exons CATTGCGGAGGAGGTGGTGGGGGAGTCTGACGTGCTGATTTGCGGCGCGCTGTCTCCCACCCCGTCCTACACGGAGGGCAAAGGAAAGGAGGCCGTACAGCGGGAGTTCAGTAAACAAGTGGAGGCTTTCGTGGAACATGATGTAGACTTCCTATTGGCTGAA TTTCTAGGCTACATAGAAGAAGCTGAGTGGGCTATTGAGCTGCTGAAGTCCACGGGAAAGCCGGTAGCGTGTACCCTACGTACCGGGCCTGTCGGTGACAACAGCGGCGTACCACCGGGAGAATGTGCCGTCAGGATGGCCAGGGCCG GTGCGGACGTGATCGGCGTGAACTGTAAGTTTGACCCGACCACGTGCCTGAAGACCGTACGGATGATGAAGGAGGCGCTGGACCAGGAGGGACTGTCCCCGTTCCTGATGGTCCAGCCGGTGGGGTTCCACTGTCCGGAGGTGGAGATGGAACATGATGGGTACGCGATGCTGCCGGAGAATCCGTTCG CACTGGAACCCCGTCAACTGACCCGGTTTGACGTCCACAAGTTTGCGCGCGCCGCCTATGAGCTGGGAGTGAGGTACATCGGCGGCTGCTGTGGGTTTGAACCTCACCACATCCGGGCTATATCTGAAGAG CTGAGTGCTGAACGTGGCGGGAAGCTTGGTGAAGGCAGCAAGAAGCACGTCCCCTGGGGAGGGGCCCTGACGAGCAGTGTCCTCGGAACGAACAGAACAAA GGCCAGTCGGGACCACTGGGAGAGAGTGCAGCCTGCGTCAGGTCGCCCTGGACATCCCA